One stretch of Hevea brasiliensis isolate MT/VB/25A 57/8 chromosome 12, ASM3005281v1, whole genome shotgun sequence DNA includes these proteins:
- the LOC110666341 gene encoding protein SMALL AUXIN UP-REGULATED RNA 51-like, which produces MAIRKSNKLSQTAVLKQILKRCSSLGKKQGYHDQEGLPLDVPKGHFVVYVGENRSRYIVPISFLTRPEFQSLLQQAEEEFGFDHDMGLTIPCQEEVFQSLTSMLR; this is translated from the coding sequence ATGGCTATCAGGAAATCAAACAAGTTGTCTCAAACAGCAGTTCTGAAACAGATCCTCAAGAGGTGCTCAAGCTTAGGAAAGAAACAGGGCTATCACGACCAAGAAGGCCTCCCTTTAGATGTCCCCAAAGGACACTTCGTTGTATATGTTGGTGAAAACAGAAGCAGGTACATTGTGCCTATCTCTTTCTTGACTAGACCAGAGTTTCAAAGCTTGCTTCAACAAGCAGAAGAGGAATTTGGGTTTGATCATGATATGGGTCTCACCATTCCTTGCCAAGAAGAAGTTTTTCAGTCCCTAACATCCATGCTCAGATGA
- the LOC110666322 gene encoding filament-like plant protein 4 isoform X1 has translation MSAMDRRSWPWKKKSSDKADKNAAATDFGGGNVASSGSRADKDNYKKPNYVQISVESYTHLTGLEDQVKTYEQQVQTLEDEIKELNEKLSGANSEMTTKENLVKQHAKVAEEAVSGWEKAEAEALALKNHLESVTLSKLAAEDRASHLDGALKECMRQIRNLKEEHEQKLQDVVLSKTKQLDKIKLEFEAKIVNLDQELLRSAAENAALSKSLQERSNMLIKINEEKSQAEAEIELLKSNIESCEREINSLKYELHVVSKELEIRNEEKNMSMRSAEAANKQHMEGVKKIAKLEAECQRLRGLVRKKLPGPAALAQMKLEVENLGRDYGDSRLRQSPVKPPSPHLSAMPEFSHDNAQKFHKENEFLTERLFSMEEETKMLKEALAKRNSELQASRNLCAKTASRLQILEAQLQVNNQQKSSPKSMVQAPTEGYSCQNMSNPPSLTSMSEDGHNDDQSCADSWATSLISELSQLKKDKSSEKPNKTKNAKHLELMDDFLEMEKLACLNADGAITISDSPNNKTSEIVSGHPSVEISSGKDTLSEEKSILDPLMNHLSSNMDLSAVDSGSDADQPPLMKLRSRISILLETASKGADAGKILEDVKRVVQDAHDALHRQSVSCVSEEVLTPSDASCNGQTCPEDATLTGEKEITLSQDIKAATEPISSVSQELVTAISNIHDFVLFLGKEAMTVHDTSSDGDGLSQKIREFSVTVNTVLNGNMSLVDFVFDLSHVLTKASELRFNVLGYKGAEGEIHSPDCIDKVALPENKVLQRESSGESYQNGCPHVSSPTSNPEVPDDGNLVSGYGSNTRLCKVSLEEFQELKSEKDNISVDLARCTENLEMTKSQLHETEQLLAEAKSQLASAQKSNSLAETQLKCMAESYRSLEARAEELETEVNLLRAKAETLENELQDEKQCHWDALTKCKELEEQLQMKESCSVCSSSADADLKTKQERELASAAEKLAECQETIFLLGKQLKALHPQAELMGSPYSERSQRGEGFPEDEPTTSGMNLQDFDQAEIDGTVSTNLHRSGAESPMDLYNQPCSPSNTEASLPRSPINSKHPKHRSTKSTSSSSSLLQTPEKHPRGFSRFFSSKGRNGN, from the exons ATG TCTGCAATGGACCGACGAAGTTGGCCCTGGAAGAAAAAGTCATCTGACAAGGCAGATAAAAATGCTGCAGCAACAGATTTTGGTGGTGGTAATGTGGCTTCGAGCGGATCACGGGCAGATAAG GATAACTACAAAAAACCCAACTATGTTCAAATTTCGGTGGAGTCATACACTCATCTGACTGGTTTGGAGGATCAAGTGAAGACATATGAGCAACAAGTTCAGACTTTGGAGGATGAAATTAAGGAGTTAAATGAAAAGCTGTCTGGAGCAAATTCAGAGATGACTACAAAAGAAAACCTGGTGAAACAGCATGCCAAAGTTGCAGAGGAAGCTGTGTCAG GTTGGGAAAAGGCTGAAGCAGAAGCTTTGGCACTGAAAAATCATCTAGAATCAGTCACACTTTCAAAGCTCGCCGCTGAAGATCGGGCATCACATTTGGATGGTGCTCTGAAAGAGTGCATGCGGCAAATACGTAACCTGAAGGAAGAACATGAACAGAAATTGCAAGATGTTGTTCTCTCAAAGACCAAACAATTGGACAAAATTAAGCTTGAGTTTGAAGCAAAAATAGTTAACTTAGACCAAGAACTCCTTAGGTCTGCAGCTGAAAATGCTGCTCTTTCAAAGTCACTGCAAGAGCGTTCTAATATGCTAATCAAAATAAATGAAGAAAAATCACAAGCTGAGGCTGAGATTGAACTTTTGAAGAGTAATATTGAATCATGTGAAAGGGAAATAAATTCACTCAAGTATGAACTCCATGTAGTTTCCAAGGAGCTGGAGATCCGTAATGAGGAAAAGAACATGAGTATGAGATCTGCAGAAGCAGCAAACAAGCAACATATGGAGGGTGTCAAAAAAATAGCTAAGTTGGAAGCAGAGTGCCAAAGATTACGGGGTCTCGTGCGGAAGAAGTTGCCTGGCCCTGCTGCACTTGCCCAAATGAAGCTAGAGGTTGAGAATTTAGGCCGAGATTATGGAGATTCTCGACTAAGGCAGTCACCTGTTAAGCCTCCTAGTCCACATCTGTCTGCCATGCCTGAATTTTCACATGACAATGCTcaaaaattccataaagagaatgaATTTCTCACAGAGCGTTTATTTTCCATGGAAGAAGAAACAAAGATGCTGAAAGAAGCTTTAGCAAAGCGTAATAGTGAACTTCAGGCTTCAAGGAATCTGTGTGCCAAGACAGCAAGTAGGCTTCAAATTTTAGAAGCACAACTTCAAGTCAACAATCAACAGAAAAGTTCACCAAAATCTATGGTTCAGGCTCCTACTGAAGGTTACTCTTGTCAAAATATGAGCAATCCACCTAGCTTGACCTCCATGTCTGAGGATGGGCACAATGATGACCAAAGTTGTGCCGACTCTTGGGCAACGTCATTGATCTCTGAGCTTTCTCAATTAAAGAAGGATAAGAGCAGTGAAAAGCCGAATAAGACGAAAAATGCTAAGCATTTGGAGCTTATGGACGATTTCCTGGAGATGGAGAAGTTGGCTTGCTTAAATGCAGATGGTGCCATCACAATTTCAGATTCTCCAAACAATAAGACATCTGAAATTGTGAGTGGTCATCCTTCAGTGGAGATCTCTTCGGGCAAGGATACCCTGTCTGAAGAAAAGTCTATTTTGGATCCATTAATGAATCATTTATCTTCTAATATGGATTTATCAGCAGTGGATTCTGGATCTGATGCAGACCAACCACCCTTGATGAAGCTTCGATCGAGAATTTCTATATTACTTGAGACTGCATCTAAGGGTGCTGATGCGGGGAAAATTTTAGAGGATGTTAAACGTGTTGTGCAGGATGCACATGATGCTTTGCATCGGCAGTCTGTAAGTTGTGTTTCTGAGGAAGTGCTTACTCCTAGTGATGCCTCGTGCAATGGGCAGACTTGTCCTGAGGATGCCACCTTAACAGGAGAGAAGGAAATCACTTTGTCACAAGATATCAAGGCGGCTACAGAACCTATATCCTCAGTAAGCCAAGAGTTGGTTACAGCCATTTCTAATATTCATGATTTTGTGTTGTTCCTGGGCAAAGAAGCAATGACAGTTCATGACACATCTTCTGATGGTGATGGTCTGAGTCAAAAAATCAGGGAATTTTCAGTCACTGTTAATACAGTATTAAATGGCAATATGAGTTTGGTTGATTTTGTTTTTGACCTTTCTCATGTTTTAACTAAAGCCAGTGAGCTTAGATTTAATGTCCTGGGTTATAAAGGTGCTGAAGGAGAAATCCATAGTCCTGATTGCATAGATAAGGTTGCCTTACCGGAGAATAAGGTTCTTCAAAGGGAATCTTCTGGAGAAAGCTATCAAAATGGTTGTCCCCACGTTTCTAGTCCTACCTCTAACCCTGAGGTCCCTGATGATGGAAATTTGGTATCAGGCTATGGGTCAAATACAAGATTGTGCAAAGTTTCACTTGaggaatttcaagaattgaaatCGGAGAAAGACAACATATCTGTGGATCTTGCTAGATGCACTGAAAACCTAGAAATGACAAAGTCTCAGTTACATGAAACTGAGCAGCTTCTAGCTGAAGCTAAATCACAGTTGGCTTCTGCACAGAAGTCAAACAGCTTGGCTGAGACACAGCTGAAATGTATGGCTGAGTCATACAGATCACTTGAAGCTCGTGCAGAAGAGTTAGAAACTGAGGTGAACCTTCTGCGAGCAAAAGCAGAAACTCTGGAGAATGAGCTTCAAGATGAAAAGCAATGTCATTGGGATGCTTTGACCAAATGCAAGGAGTTAGAAGAGCAACTGCAAAT GAAAGAGAGCTGTTCCGTTTGTTCTTCATCTGCTGACGCTGACCTCAAGACCAAACAA GAGAGAGAGCTAGCATCTGCAGCTGAAAAGCTGGCTGAGTGCCAGGAGACCATATTTCTTCTTGGAAAGCAGTTGAAAGCTTTGCATCCTCAAGCAGAGCTCATGGGATCTCCATACAGTGAGAGGAGTCAAAGGGGTGAGGGATTTCCTGAAGATGAACCTACTACTAGTGGCATGAACTTGCAGGACTTTGATCAGGCTGAGATAGATGGTACTGTTTCAACAAACCTGCACAGATCGGGTGCTGAGTCCCCCATGGATTTGTACAACCAACCATGTAGTCCATCCAACACGGAAGCAAGCCTCCCAAGATCACCAATCAATTCAAAGCATCCAAAACACAGGTCTACCAAGTCAACTTCCTCATCGTCCTCTCTTCTTCAGACGCCAGAGAAGCACCCGCGAGGTTTCAGCAGGTTCTTTTCCTCGAAAGGAAGGAATGGCAATTAG
- the LOC110666322 gene encoding filament-like plant protein 4 isoform X2, producing the protein MDRRSWPWKKKSSDKADKNAAATDFGGGNVASSGSRADKDNYKKPNYVQISVESYTHLTGLEDQVKTYEQQVQTLEDEIKELNEKLSGANSEMTTKENLVKQHAKVAEEAVSGWEKAEAEALALKNHLESVTLSKLAAEDRASHLDGALKECMRQIRNLKEEHEQKLQDVVLSKTKQLDKIKLEFEAKIVNLDQELLRSAAENAALSKSLQERSNMLIKINEEKSQAEAEIELLKSNIESCEREINSLKYELHVVSKELEIRNEEKNMSMRSAEAANKQHMEGVKKIAKLEAECQRLRGLVRKKLPGPAALAQMKLEVENLGRDYGDSRLRQSPVKPPSPHLSAMPEFSHDNAQKFHKENEFLTERLFSMEEETKMLKEALAKRNSELQASRNLCAKTASRLQILEAQLQVNNQQKSSPKSMVQAPTEGYSCQNMSNPPSLTSMSEDGHNDDQSCADSWATSLISELSQLKKDKSSEKPNKTKNAKHLELMDDFLEMEKLACLNADGAITISDSPNNKTSEIVSGHPSVEISSGKDTLSEEKSILDPLMNHLSSNMDLSAVDSGSDADQPPLMKLRSRISILLETASKGADAGKILEDVKRVVQDAHDALHRQSVSCVSEEVLTPSDASCNGQTCPEDATLTGEKEITLSQDIKAATEPISSVSQELVTAISNIHDFVLFLGKEAMTVHDTSSDGDGLSQKIREFSVTVNTVLNGNMSLVDFVFDLSHVLTKASELRFNVLGYKGAEGEIHSPDCIDKVALPENKVLQRESSGESYQNGCPHVSSPTSNPEVPDDGNLVSGYGSNTRLCKVSLEEFQELKSEKDNISVDLARCTENLEMTKSQLHETEQLLAEAKSQLASAQKSNSLAETQLKCMAESYRSLEARAEELETEVNLLRAKAETLENELQDEKQCHWDALTKCKELEEQLQMKESCSVCSSSADADLKTKQERELASAAEKLAECQETIFLLGKQLKALHPQAELMGSPYSERSQRGEGFPEDEPTTSGMNLQDFDQAEIDGTVSTNLHRSGAESPMDLYNQPCSPSNTEASLPRSPINSKHPKHRSTKSTSSSSSLLQTPEKHPRGFSRFFSSKGRNGN; encoded by the exons ATGGACCGACGAAGTTGGCCCTGGAAGAAAAAGTCATCTGACAAGGCAGATAAAAATGCTGCAGCAACAGATTTTGGTGGTGGTAATGTGGCTTCGAGCGGATCACGGGCAGATAAG GATAACTACAAAAAACCCAACTATGTTCAAATTTCGGTGGAGTCATACACTCATCTGACTGGTTTGGAGGATCAAGTGAAGACATATGAGCAACAAGTTCAGACTTTGGAGGATGAAATTAAGGAGTTAAATGAAAAGCTGTCTGGAGCAAATTCAGAGATGACTACAAAAGAAAACCTGGTGAAACAGCATGCCAAAGTTGCAGAGGAAGCTGTGTCAG GTTGGGAAAAGGCTGAAGCAGAAGCTTTGGCACTGAAAAATCATCTAGAATCAGTCACACTTTCAAAGCTCGCCGCTGAAGATCGGGCATCACATTTGGATGGTGCTCTGAAAGAGTGCATGCGGCAAATACGTAACCTGAAGGAAGAACATGAACAGAAATTGCAAGATGTTGTTCTCTCAAAGACCAAACAATTGGACAAAATTAAGCTTGAGTTTGAAGCAAAAATAGTTAACTTAGACCAAGAACTCCTTAGGTCTGCAGCTGAAAATGCTGCTCTTTCAAAGTCACTGCAAGAGCGTTCTAATATGCTAATCAAAATAAATGAAGAAAAATCACAAGCTGAGGCTGAGATTGAACTTTTGAAGAGTAATATTGAATCATGTGAAAGGGAAATAAATTCACTCAAGTATGAACTCCATGTAGTTTCCAAGGAGCTGGAGATCCGTAATGAGGAAAAGAACATGAGTATGAGATCTGCAGAAGCAGCAAACAAGCAACATATGGAGGGTGTCAAAAAAATAGCTAAGTTGGAAGCAGAGTGCCAAAGATTACGGGGTCTCGTGCGGAAGAAGTTGCCTGGCCCTGCTGCACTTGCCCAAATGAAGCTAGAGGTTGAGAATTTAGGCCGAGATTATGGAGATTCTCGACTAAGGCAGTCACCTGTTAAGCCTCCTAGTCCACATCTGTCTGCCATGCCTGAATTTTCACATGACAATGCTcaaaaattccataaagagaatgaATTTCTCACAGAGCGTTTATTTTCCATGGAAGAAGAAACAAAGATGCTGAAAGAAGCTTTAGCAAAGCGTAATAGTGAACTTCAGGCTTCAAGGAATCTGTGTGCCAAGACAGCAAGTAGGCTTCAAATTTTAGAAGCACAACTTCAAGTCAACAATCAACAGAAAAGTTCACCAAAATCTATGGTTCAGGCTCCTACTGAAGGTTACTCTTGTCAAAATATGAGCAATCCACCTAGCTTGACCTCCATGTCTGAGGATGGGCACAATGATGACCAAAGTTGTGCCGACTCTTGGGCAACGTCATTGATCTCTGAGCTTTCTCAATTAAAGAAGGATAAGAGCAGTGAAAAGCCGAATAAGACGAAAAATGCTAAGCATTTGGAGCTTATGGACGATTTCCTGGAGATGGAGAAGTTGGCTTGCTTAAATGCAGATGGTGCCATCACAATTTCAGATTCTCCAAACAATAAGACATCTGAAATTGTGAGTGGTCATCCTTCAGTGGAGATCTCTTCGGGCAAGGATACCCTGTCTGAAGAAAAGTCTATTTTGGATCCATTAATGAATCATTTATCTTCTAATATGGATTTATCAGCAGTGGATTCTGGATCTGATGCAGACCAACCACCCTTGATGAAGCTTCGATCGAGAATTTCTATATTACTTGAGACTGCATCTAAGGGTGCTGATGCGGGGAAAATTTTAGAGGATGTTAAACGTGTTGTGCAGGATGCACATGATGCTTTGCATCGGCAGTCTGTAAGTTGTGTTTCTGAGGAAGTGCTTACTCCTAGTGATGCCTCGTGCAATGGGCAGACTTGTCCTGAGGATGCCACCTTAACAGGAGAGAAGGAAATCACTTTGTCACAAGATATCAAGGCGGCTACAGAACCTATATCCTCAGTAAGCCAAGAGTTGGTTACAGCCATTTCTAATATTCATGATTTTGTGTTGTTCCTGGGCAAAGAAGCAATGACAGTTCATGACACATCTTCTGATGGTGATGGTCTGAGTCAAAAAATCAGGGAATTTTCAGTCACTGTTAATACAGTATTAAATGGCAATATGAGTTTGGTTGATTTTGTTTTTGACCTTTCTCATGTTTTAACTAAAGCCAGTGAGCTTAGATTTAATGTCCTGGGTTATAAAGGTGCTGAAGGAGAAATCCATAGTCCTGATTGCATAGATAAGGTTGCCTTACCGGAGAATAAGGTTCTTCAAAGGGAATCTTCTGGAGAAAGCTATCAAAATGGTTGTCCCCACGTTTCTAGTCCTACCTCTAACCCTGAGGTCCCTGATGATGGAAATTTGGTATCAGGCTATGGGTCAAATACAAGATTGTGCAAAGTTTCACTTGaggaatttcaagaattgaaatCGGAGAAAGACAACATATCTGTGGATCTTGCTAGATGCACTGAAAACCTAGAAATGACAAAGTCTCAGTTACATGAAACTGAGCAGCTTCTAGCTGAAGCTAAATCACAGTTGGCTTCTGCACAGAAGTCAAACAGCTTGGCTGAGACACAGCTGAAATGTATGGCTGAGTCATACAGATCACTTGAAGCTCGTGCAGAAGAGTTAGAAACTGAGGTGAACCTTCTGCGAGCAAAAGCAGAAACTCTGGAGAATGAGCTTCAAGATGAAAAGCAATGTCATTGGGATGCTTTGACCAAATGCAAGGAGTTAGAAGAGCAACTGCAAAT GAAAGAGAGCTGTTCCGTTTGTTCTTCATCTGCTGACGCTGACCTCAAGACCAAACAA GAGAGAGAGCTAGCATCTGCAGCTGAAAAGCTGGCTGAGTGCCAGGAGACCATATTTCTTCTTGGAAAGCAGTTGAAAGCTTTGCATCCTCAAGCAGAGCTCATGGGATCTCCATACAGTGAGAGGAGTCAAAGGGGTGAGGGATTTCCTGAAGATGAACCTACTACTAGTGGCATGAACTTGCAGGACTTTGATCAGGCTGAGATAGATGGTACTGTTTCAACAAACCTGCACAGATCGGGTGCTGAGTCCCCCATGGATTTGTACAACCAACCATGTAGTCCATCCAACACGGAAGCAAGCCTCCCAAGATCACCAATCAATTCAAAGCATCCAAAACACAGGTCTACCAAGTCAACTTCCTCATCGTCCTCTCTTCTTCAGACGCCAGAGAAGCACCCGCGAGGTTTCAGCAGGTTCTTTTCCTCGAAAGGAAGGAATGGCAATTAG
- the LOC110666313 gene encoding auxin-induced protein 6B, whose amino-acid sequence MSAGMGKCSKIRHIVRLRQMLRRWRNKARMSANRIPSDVPTGHVAVCVGTSCRRFVVRATYLNHPVFKKLLVQAEEEYGFTNQGPLAIPCDETIFEEVIRYISRSESGNSTCFLNLEDFQRYCHVGVRSKLDFWTESLPLLHGFAE is encoded by the coding sequence ATGTCAGCTGGCATGGGAAAATGTAGCAAAATCCGCCACATCGTCAGGCTTCGACAAATGCTGCGCCGGTGGCGGAACAAGGCTCGCATGTCTGCTAATCGTATTCCTTCAGATGTTCCTACTGGACACGTGGCTGTCTGCGTTGGAACCAGTTGCAGGAGATTTGTGGTGCGCGCCACGTACCTGAACCATCCGGTCTTCAAGAAACTCTTAGTGCAAGCCGAGGAAGAGTATGGCTTCACTAACCAAGGTCCCTTAGCGATTCCCTGTGACGAGACAATATTTGAGGAAGTGATTCGATACATTTCGCGATCAGAGTCGGGAAATTCGACCTGTTTCTTGAATCTGGAAGATTTCCAGAGGTATTGCCATGTCGGAGTTAGGAGTAAGCTCGATTTTTGGACCGAATCTCTGCCTTTGCTTCATGGCTTCGCTGAATAA